A genome region from Macaca nemestrina isolate mMacNem1 chromosome 20, mMacNem.hap1, whole genome shotgun sequence includes the following:
- the LOC105468448 gene encoding hyaluronan and proteoglycan link protein 4 has product MVCARAALGPGALWAAAWGVLLLTAPAGAQRGRKKVVHVLEGESGSVVVQTAPGQVVSHRGGTIVLPCRYHYEAAAHGHDGVRLKWTKVVDPLAFTDVFVALGPQHRAFGSYRGRAELQGDGPGDASLVLRNVTLQDYGRYECEVTNELEDDAGMVKLDLEGVVFPYHPRGGRYKLTFAEAQRACAEQDGILASAEQLHAAWRDGLDWCNAGWLRDGSVQYPVNRPREPCGGLGGTGSTGDGGDANGGVRNYGYRHNAEERYDAFCFTSNLPGRVFFLKPLRPVPFSGAARACAARGAAVAKVGQLFAAWKLQLLDRCTAGWLADGSARYPIVNPRMRCGGRRPGVRSLGFPDATRRLFGVYCYRAPGAPDPAPGGWGWGWAGGGGWAGGARDPAAWTPLRV; this is encoded by the exons ATG GTGTGCGCTCGGGCGGCCCTCGGTCCCGGAGCGCTCTGGGCAGCGGCCTGGGGCGTCCTGCTGCTCACAGCCCCCGCGGGGGCGCAGCGTGGCCGGAAGAAGGTCGTGCACGTGCTGG AGGGTGAGTCGGGCTCGGTAGTGGTACAGACAGCGCCCGGGCAGGTGGTAAGCCACCGGGGTGGCACCATCGTCTTGCCCTGCCGGTACCACTATGAGGCAGCCGCCCACGGTCACGACGGCGTCCGGCTCAAGTGGACAAAGGTGGTGGACCCGCTGGCCTTCACCGACGTCTTCGTGGCACTAGGCCCCCAGCACCGGGCATTCGGCAGCTACCGTGGGCGGGCTGAGCTGCAGGGCGACGGGCCTGGGGATGCTTCCCTGGTCCTCCGCAATGTCACGCTGCAAGACTACGGGCGCTATGAGTGCGAAGTCACCAATGAGTTGGAAGACGACGCTGGCATGGTCAAGCTGGACCTGGAAG GCGTGGTCTTTCCCTACCACCCCCGTGGAGGCCGATACAAGCTGACCTTCGCGGAGGCGCAGCGCGCATGCGCCGAGCAGGACGGTATCCTGGCATCTGCAGAACAGCTGCACGCGGCCTGGCGCGACGGCCTGGACTGGTGCAATGCAGGCTGGTTGCGCGACGGCTCTGTGCAATACCCCGTGAACCGACCCCGGGAGCCCTGCGGCGGCCTAGGAGGGACCGGGAGCACAGGGGACGGCGGTGATGCCAACGGGGGCGTGCGCAACTACGGGTATCGCCATAACGCCGAGGAACGCTACGACGCCTTCTGCTTCACGTCCAACCTGCCAG GGCGGGTGTTCTTCCTGAAGCCGCTGCGGCCTGTACCCTTCTCTGGAGCTGCGCGCGCGTGTGCTGCGCGTGGCGCGGCCGTGGCCAAGGTGGGGCAGCTGTTCGCCGCGTGGAAGCTGCAGCTGCTGGACCGCTGCACCGCGGGTTGGCTGGCGGATGGCAGCGCGCGCTACCCCATCGTGAATCCGCGCATGCGCTGCGGAGGCCGCCGGCCTGGTGTGCGCAGCCTCGGCTTCCCGGACGCCACCCGACGGCTCTTCGGTGTCTACTGCTACCGCGCTCCGGGAGCACCGGACCCGGCACCCGgcggctggggctggggctgggcgggcggcggcggctggGCAGGGGGAGCGCGCGATCCTGCTGCCTGGACCCCGCTGCGCGTCTAG
- the LOC105486685 gene encoding transmembrane 6 superfamily member 2 isoform X2, with protein sequence MDIPPLAGKIAALSLSALPVSYALNHVSALSHPLWVALMSALILGLLFVAVYSLSHGEISYDPLYAVFAVFAFTSVVDLIIALQEDGYVVGFMDFYTKEGEPYLRTAHGVFICYWDGTVHYLLYLAMASAICRRKRYRNFGLYWLGSFTMSILVFLTGNILGKYSSEIRPAFFLTIPYLLVPCWAGVRVFSQPRAPTCCTANTEEQRKGLLQRPADLALVIYLILAGFFTLFRGLVVLDCPTDSCFVYIYQYEPYLRDPVAYPKVQMLMYMFYVLPFCGLAAYALTFPGCSWLPDWALVFAGAIGQAQFSHMGASMHLRTPFTYRVPEDTWGCFFVCNLLYALGPHLLAYRCLQWPAFFHQPPPSSPIALHKKQQ encoded by the exons ATGGACATCCCGCCGCTGGCCGGCAAGATCGCGGCGCTGTCGCTGAGCGCCCTCCCGGTGTCCTACGCGCTCAACCACGTCTCGGCGCTCTCGCA CCCCCTGTGGGTGGCATTGATGAGCGCCCTAATCCTGGGTCTGCTCTTCGTGGCAGTCTACAGCTTGTCCCATGGCGAAATCTCCTATGACCCACTCTATGCTG TCTTCGCCGTCTTCGCCTTCACCTCGGTTGTGGACCTCATCATCGCTCTTCAGGAAGACGGCTATGTGGTGGGCTTCATGGATTTCTACACCAAGGAG GGAGAGCCATACCTGCGCACAGCACACGGAGTCTTCATTTGCTACTGGGATGGCACCGTTCACTACCTCCTCTACCTGGCCATGGCCAGCGCCATCTGCAGAag GAAGAGATACCGGAACTTTGGACTGTACTGGCTGGGTTCCTTCACCATGAGCATCCTGGTGTTCCTTACAGGAAACATTCTTG GCAAATACAGCTCCGAGATCAGGCCTGCCTTCTTCCTCACCATCCCCTACCTGCTGGTGCCATGCTGGGCTGGCGTGAGGGTCTTCAGCCAGCCCCGGGCGCCAACCTGCTGCACCGCCAACACG GAGGAACAAAGAAAGGGACTCCTGCAGCGTCCGGCTGACCTGGCCCTTGTCATATACCTCATCCTTGCTGGCTTCTTCACTCTGTTCCGGGGCCTG GTGGTGCTTGACTGCCCCACAGATTCCTGCTTTGTCTATATCTACCAGTATGAGCCATACCTGCGGGACCCTGTGGCCTATCCTAAGGTGCAG ATGCTGATGTACATGTTTTATGTCCTGCCTTTCTGCGGCCTGGCTGCCTATGCTCTCACCTTCCCTGGTTGTTCCTGGCTGCCAGACTGGGCCTTGGTGTTTGCTGGAGCCAtcggccag GCACAGTTCTCGCACATGGGGGCTTCCATGCACCTGCGCACACCCTTCACCTACCGTGTGCCTGAGGACACCTGGGGCTGCTTCTTCGTGTGCAATCTGCTGTATGCACTGGGCCCCCACCTGCTGGCCTACCGTTGCCTTCAGTGGCCTGCATTCTTCCACCAGCCGCCACCCTCCAGCCCCATAGCCCTCCACAAGAAGCAGCAATGA
- the LOC105486685 gene encoding transmembrane 6 superfamily member 2 isoform X1: MDIPPLAGKIAALSLSALPVSYALNHVSALSHPLWVALMSALILGLLFVAVYSLSHGEISYDPLYAVFAVFAFTSVVDLIIALQEDGYVVGFMDFYTKEGEPYLRTAHGVFICYWDGTVHYLLYLAMASAICRRKRYRNFGLYWLGSFTMSILVFLTGNILGKYSSEIRPAFFLTIPYLLVPCWAGVRVFSQPRAPTCCTANTVQEEQRKGLLQRPADLALVIYLILAGFFTLFRGLVVLDCPTDSCFVYIYQYEPYLRDPVAYPKVQMLMYMFYVLPFCGLAAYALTFPGCSWLPDWALVFAGAIGQAQFSHMGASMHLRTPFTYRVPEDTWGCFFVCNLLYALGPHLLAYRCLQWPAFFHQPPPSSPIALHKKQQ; the protein is encoded by the exons ATGGACATCCCGCCGCTGGCCGGCAAGATCGCGGCGCTGTCGCTGAGCGCCCTCCCGGTGTCCTACGCGCTCAACCACGTCTCGGCGCTCTCGCA CCCCCTGTGGGTGGCATTGATGAGCGCCCTAATCCTGGGTCTGCTCTTCGTGGCAGTCTACAGCTTGTCCCATGGCGAAATCTCCTATGACCCACTCTATGCTG TCTTCGCCGTCTTCGCCTTCACCTCGGTTGTGGACCTCATCATCGCTCTTCAGGAAGACGGCTATGTGGTGGGCTTCATGGATTTCTACACCAAGGAG GGAGAGCCATACCTGCGCACAGCACACGGAGTCTTCATTTGCTACTGGGATGGCACCGTTCACTACCTCCTCTACCTGGCCATGGCCAGCGCCATCTGCAGAag GAAGAGATACCGGAACTTTGGACTGTACTGGCTGGGTTCCTTCACCATGAGCATCCTGGTGTTCCTTACAGGAAACATTCTTG GCAAATACAGCTCCGAGATCAGGCCTGCCTTCTTCCTCACCATCCCCTACCTGCTGGTGCCATGCTGGGCTGGCGTGAGGGTCTTCAGCCAGCCCCGGGCGCCAACCTGCTGCACCGCCAACACG GTGCAGGAGGAACAAAGAAAGGGACTCCTGCAGCGTCCGGCTGACCTGGCCCTTGTCATATACCTCATCCTTGCTGGCTTCTTCACTCTGTTCCGGGGCCTG GTGGTGCTTGACTGCCCCACAGATTCCTGCTTTGTCTATATCTACCAGTATGAGCCATACCTGCGGGACCCTGTGGCCTATCCTAAGGTGCAG ATGCTGATGTACATGTTTTATGTCCTGCCTTTCTGCGGCCTGGCTGCCTATGCTCTCACCTTCCCTGGTTGTTCCTGGCTGCCAGACTGGGCCTTGGTGTTTGCTGGAGCCAtcggccag GCACAGTTCTCGCACATGGGGGCTTCCATGCACCTGCGCACACCCTTCACCTACCGTGTGCCTGAGGACACCTGGGGCTGCTTCTTCGTGTGCAATCTGCTGTATGCACTGGGCCCCCACCTGCTGGCCTACCGTTGCCTTCAGTGGCCTGCATTCTTCCACCAGCCGCCACCCTCCAGCCCCATAGCCCTCCACAAGAAGCAGCAATGA
- the LOC105486685 gene encoding transmembrane 6 superfamily member 2 isoform X3 produces the protein MSALILGLLFVAVYSLSHGEISYDPLYAVFAVFAFTSVVDLIIALQEDGYVVGFMDFYTKEGEPYLRTAHGVFICYWDGTVHYLLYLAMASAICRRKRYRNFGLYWLGSFTMSILVFLTGNILGKYSSEIRPAFFLTIPYLLVPCWAGVRVFSQPRAPTCCTANTVQEEQRKGLLQRPADLALVIYLILAGFFTLFRGLVVLDCPTDSCFVYIYQYEPYLRDPVAYPKVQMLMYMFYVLPFCGLAAYALTFPGCSWLPDWALVFAGAIGQAQFSHMGASMHLRTPFTYRVPEDTWGCFFVCNLLYALGPHLLAYRCLQWPAFFHQPPPSSPIALHKKQQ, from the exons ATGAGCGCCCTAATCCTGGGTCTGCTCTTCGTGGCAGTCTACAGCTTGTCCCATGGCGAAATCTCCTATGACCCACTCTATGCTG TCTTCGCCGTCTTCGCCTTCACCTCGGTTGTGGACCTCATCATCGCTCTTCAGGAAGACGGCTATGTGGTGGGCTTCATGGATTTCTACACCAAGGAG GGAGAGCCATACCTGCGCACAGCACACGGAGTCTTCATTTGCTACTGGGATGGCACCGTTCACTACCTCCTCTACCTGGCCATGGCCAGCGCCATCTGCAGAag GAAGAGATACCGGAACTTTGGACTGTACTGGCTGGGTTCCTTCACCATGAGCATCCTGGTGTTCCTTACAGGAAACATTCTTG GCAAATACAGCTCCGAGATCAGGCCTGCCTTCTTCCTCACCATCCCCTACCTGCTGGTGCCATGCTGGGCTGGCGTGAGGGTCTTCAGCCAGCCCCGGGCGCCAACCTGCTGCACCGCCAACACG GTGCAGGAGGAACAAAGAAAGGGACTCCTGCAGCGTCCGGCTGACCTGGCCCTTGTCATATACCTCATCCTTGCTGGCTTCTTCACTCTGTTCCGGGGCCTG GTGGTGCTTGACTGCCCCACAGATTCCTGCTTTGTCTATATCTACCAGTATGAGCCATACCTGCGGGACCCTGTGGCCTATCCTAAGGTGCAG ATGCTGATGTACATGTTTTATGTCCTGCCTTTCTGCGGCCTGGCTGCCTATGCTCTCACCTTCCCTGGTTGTTCCTGGCTGCCAGACTGGGCCTTGGTGTTTGCTGGAGCCAtcggccag GCACAGTTCTCGCACATGGGGGCTTCCATGCACCTGCGCACACCCTTCACCTACCGTGTGCCTGAGGACACCTGGGGCTGCTTCTTCGTGTGCAATCTGCTGTATGCACTGGGCCCCCACCTGCTGGCCTACCGTTGCCTTCAGTGGCCTGCATTCTTCCACCAGCCGCCACCCTCCAGCCCCATAGCCCTCCACAAGAAGCAGCAATGA